Proteins from a genomic interval of Mycoplasmopsis columboralis:
- a CDS encoding ABC transporter substrate-binding protein produces MKKITKMLGALGVLAPSAAFVAVSCTQKETASQKYLEEMKNDPTVAALKEKFKNYSKAELKILSGKHEATQQSEDLIKAFNQFFGTNLRWIQGGGSGNYETLIDANLTNGKTNGVILFSSEKAIGFSKYNNLLVDTSASEYLENATGQYEDITVGDKHFMPLSEESYGIIYNKDLFAEKGIMVLEGKSFGDSTTYSADGVSLTKPTENYNGTVEKDGKLYVLSGDLTAAGFEVISAKLKDANVQPFYNVSKAEGGNIWPISSHTMNAVLSARLLGSKGIHADKYNEVVADLKEHPENIFTADTVKAFRDVLIDSYKAYNPEYSQLEKGTVDSTVAATNVAIGRAGMFQNGTWMYSQLKQTAKKYKNFGFLPLPIANVDNGKSSIFVAATHRWGATTENNNPQVKELTKLFLQFLYQTQTGIKFLSNEIGSSNPYAASTSVKVESANQLITSVNNYTGANTATWVMTNFPEKFNNANSDYIELIQNLGSQNQGQTLSSLVSIYRKALEDAKTAAAESGK; encoded by the coding sequence ATGAAAAAAATTACTAAGATGTTAGGAGCTTTAGGTGTATTGGCTCCATCAGCAGCTTTTGTTGCTGTTTCATGTACTCAAAAAGAAACAGCAAGTCAAAAATATTTAGAAGAAATGAAAAACGACCCTACCGTTGCCGCTTTAAAAGAAAAATTTAAAAACTATTCAAAAGCGGAACTTAAAATTCTTTCAGGAAAACACGAAGCAACTCAACAATCTGAAGACTTAATTAAAGCTTTCAACCAATTCTTCGGAACAAACCTTAGATGAATTCAAGGTGGAGGTTCAGGAAACTATGAAACTTTAATTGATGCCAACTTAACAAACGGAAAAACAAACGGAGTTATTTTATTTAGTTCAGAAAAAGCAATCGGATTCTCAAAATACAACAACTTATTAGTTGATACAAGTGCATCAGAATATCTTGAAAACGCTACTGGACAATATGAAGATATCACTGTTGGGGACAAACACTTTATGCCTCTTTCAGAAGAATCTTACGGAATCATCTACAACAAAGATTTATTTGCTGAAAAAGGAATTATGGTTTTAGAAGGTAAATCATTTGGAGATTCTACAACATATTCAGCTGATGGTGTTTCATTAACAAAACCAACCGAAAACTACAATGGAACTGTTGAAAAAGACGGTAAATTATATGTATTATCAGGTGATTTAACAGCAGCAGGATTTGAAGTTATTTCAGCTAAATTAAAAGACGCAAATGTTCAACCATTCTACAACGTATCAAAAGCAGAAGGTGGAAACATCTGACCTATTTCAAGCCACACAATGAACGCTGTCTTATCAGCAAGATTACTTGGATCTAAAGGTATTCACGCTGACAAATACAACGAAGTTGTTGCTGATTTAAAAGAACACCCAGAAAACATCTTTACAGCAGATACTGTTAAAGCATTTAGAGATGTATTAATTGATTCATATAAAGCATACAACCCAGAATATTCACAACTCGAAAAAGGAACTGTTGATTCAACTGTTGCTGCAACAAATGTTGCAATTGGTAGAGCAGGAATGTTCCAAAACGGTACTTGAATGTACTCACAACTAAAACAAACAGCTAAAAAATACAAAAACTTTGGATTTTTACCACTTCCTATAGCAAACGTAGATAATGGAAAAAGCTCAATTTTCGTAGCCGCAACTCACAGATGAGGAGCAACAACAGAAAACAACAATCCACAAGTGAAAGAGCTTACAAAATTATTCTTACAATTCTTATACCAAACACAAACAGGAATTAAATTCCTATCAAACGAAATTGGTTCATCAAACCCTTATGCAGCTTCAACATCAGTTAAAGTTGAATCAGCAAACCAACTTATTACTTCTGTAAACAACTACACAGGAGCAAACACTGCAACTTGAGTTATGACTAACTTCCCAGAAAAATTCAACAATGCTAACTCAGATTATATTGAACTTATTCAAAACTTAGGTTCACAAAACCAAGGACAAACTCTTTCTTCATTGGTTTCAATTTACAGAAAAGCTCTTGAAGATGCTAAAACAGCAGCAGCTGAAAGTGGAAAATAA